In Carya illinoinensis cultivar Pawnee chromosome 7, C.illinoinensisPawnee_v1, whole genome shotgun sequence, the following are encoded in one genomic region:
- the LOC122317438 gene encoding peroxidase 72-like has translation MSQFMSLFLVLSLIAFAPLCCFSSKTHGGYLYPQFYDHSCPNAQQIVKSIVADAVAKEARMAASLLRLHFHDCFVQGCDASLLLDSRGSLVSEKRSNPNRNSARGFEVLDEIKSALEKECPLTVSCADIVALAARDSTILAGGPSWEVPLGRRDSRGASLSGSNNNIPAPNNTFQTILTKFKRQGLNVVDLVALSGSHTIGDARCTTFRQRLYNQSGNVLPDSTLDQSYAAQLRTRCPRSGGDENLFFLDFVSPTKFDNSYFKNLLSSKGLLSSDQVLLTKNEASMELVKIYSENNELFFEQFAQSMIKMGNISPLTGSRGEIRKNCRKINS, from the exons atgtctCAGTTTATGAGCCTTTTCTTAGTTCTTTCTCTTATTGCCTTTGCTCCCCTTTGCTGCTTCTCCAGCAAGACCCATGGGGGTTACCTCTACCCACAGTTTTATGATCACTCGTGCCCAAATGCTCAACAGATTGTGAAGTCCATAGTGGCCGACGCTGTGGCCAAAGAAGCTCGCATGGCAGCTTCATTGCTTAGGCTCCATTTCCACGACTGTTTTGTCCAG GGCTGCGACGCATCCCTATTGTTGGACAGCAGAGGAAGCTTAGTCAGTGAGAAGAGGTCGAACCCAAACAGGAACTCTGCTCGAGGGTTTGAAGTTCTGGACGAGATCAAATCTGCTTTGGAGAAAGAGTGCCCACTTACAGTATCTTGTGCTGATATTGTGGCTCTAGCTGCTAGAGACTCCACTATTTTA GCTGGTGGACCCAGCTGGGAGGTTCCATTAGGAAGAAGGGACTCCAGAGGTGCAAGCTTGAGTGGCTCAAACAACAACATCCCTGCTCCAAACAACACATTCCAGACTATCCTCACCAAGTTCAAGCGACAAGGACTTAATGTCGTTGATCTTGTTGCTCTATCCG GGAGCCACACAATAGGAGATGCCCGGTGCACCACCTTTAGGCAGAGACTCTACAACCAGTCAGGCAATGTGCTGCCCGACAGCACACTTGATCAATCATATGCTGCCCAATTGAGAACCAGATGCCCGAGATCAGGGGGTGATGAGAACCTGTTTTTCTTGGACTTTGTCAGTCCAACAAAATTCGACAACAGCTATTTCAAGAACTTGTTGTCTTCTAAAGGCCTTTTAAGCTCTGATCAAGTTCTTCTCACAAAGAACGAAGCATCCATGGAATTGGTGAAGATATATTCAGAAAACAACGAGCTGTTCTTCGAGCAGTTTGCACAGTCCATGATTAAGATGGGAAATATTTCTCCATTGACAGGATCAAGAGGAGAGATTAGAAAGAATTGCAGGAAGATTAACTCCTGA
- the LOC122316135 gene encoding protein FAR1-RELATED SEQUENCE 5-like, which translates to MRYVTLGCACGGKARNKGFNVTNPRPTGKTDCKARINALKVEEKMQITTIHNEHNHGLSPQKSRFFRCNREVSEAVRRVLDTNDLAGIRMNKSFGSLVIGAGDFENLQFLEKDCRSYIDKARHLRLGAGGAGALRDYFLRMQYKSNGFFASIDLDDDGRLKNVFWADPRSRVVYQYFGDVVTFDTTYLTNRYGIPFVPFVGVNHHGQSIILGAGLISSEDTETFTLLFQT; encoded by the coding sequence ATGAGATATGTCACCCTTGGTTGTGCATGTGGTGGGAAGGCCCGGAATAAGGGTTTCAATGTCACCAATCCACGTCCGACAGGAAAAACGGATTGTAAGGCAAGGATTAATGCCTTAAAAGTAGAGGAAAAAATGCAGATCACAACAATTCATAATGAGCATAATCACGGCCTCAGTCCACAAAAATCTCGGTTCTTTCGATGTAACAGAGAAGTGAGTGAGGCCGTAAGAAGAGTCCTGGACACAAACGACTTAGCTGGCATCCGAATGAATAAGAGTTTTGGATCTCTTGTCATTGGTGCAGGAGACTTCGAGAACCTCCAAtttttggaaaaggattgtCGCAGCTACATCGACAAGGCACgacatctacgacttggtgcagGTGGTGCTGGAGCACTTCGAGATTATTTTTTGAGGATGCAGTACAAGAGTAACGGCTTTTTTGCATCGATAGATTTAGACGATGATGGGAGACTAAAGAATGTTTTCTGGGCAGATCCACGTAGTAGGGTAGTCTACCAGTATTTTGGTGATGTAGTtacattcgacaccacatacctgACAAATAGATATGGGATACCCTTCgtaccatttgttggtgtaaaccaccacggGCAGTCGATTATATTGGGAGCAGGCTTGATTTCTAGTGAGGACACGGAGACCTTTACATTGTTATTCCAAACTTAG
- the LOC122317440 gene encoding uncharacterized protein LOC122317440, which yields MTILYVRMSSSSSSLCFSLFDICNLGQPLCFCELDATLRYSNTKRNPNRLFFGCPKYNTKGLPYCKYFKWADGDQCRELDLQARLNEVERKEKEVEKRLSDIEQMEIELHKRAAEIDKKEMVQSTRDEAFLKNELVLLEQDAGIRRSSTLLRVY from the exons ATGACTATATTATATGTTAGAATgtcgtcgtcatcatcatcactgtgtttttcattatttgataTATGTAATTTGGGTCAACCATTGTGCTTCTGCGAGCTTGATGCAACATTGAGATACTCAAATACGAAGAGAAATCCAAACCGACTATTTTTTGGCTGTCCAAAGTACAATACAAAG GGATTACCTTACTGCAAGTATTTCAAGTGGGCAGATGGTGATCAATGCAGGGAGTTGGATCTACAAGCAAGACTAAATGAAGTGGAAAGGAAGGAGAAAGAGGTCGAGAAGAGACTTAGTGATATCGAGCAGATGGAGATTGAGCTCCATAAGAGAGCGGCAGAGATTGACAAGAAAGAGATGGTGCAATCCACTAGAGATGAGGCATTTTTGAAGAATGAGTTGGTGCTTCTTGAGCAAGACGCTGGAATAAGACGCTCAAGCACGCTGCTCCGAGTGTATTAG